A window from Salvia miltiorrhiza cultivar Shanhuang (shh) chromosome 2, IMPLAD_Smil_shh, whole genome shotgun sequence encodes these proteins:
- the LOC131012948 gene encoding uncharacterized protein LOC131012948 produces the protein MDRNSFGRLCNLLKQPGSFKDGRYVIVEEQVAMFLSVLVHHKKNRVVRFDFWRSGQTISHYVHVVLKAILKLHVLLLVKPKPVTEDCSDSRWKWFKGCLGALDGTYINVLVPNIDKSRYRTRKGQISTNMLGVCDQNMKFVYALPGWEGSAADSRILRDALNRPHGLRVPRGNYYLVDSGYANSEGFLAPYRGVRYHLKEWGPTCSRPQNAEELFNLRHAKARNAIERAFGILKMRWGILRSTSYYPIEVQIRLMMACVLIENFIRTNMAVDPVEQQYDLLHQEIENTENEQEDFIDTIESSQAWIAERDALAHGMWQHYLRTIN, from the exons ATGGATCGCAACTCATTCGGTCGATTATGTAACTTACTGAAACAACCAGGATCTTTCAAGGATGGTAGATATGTAATTGTTGAAGAACAAGTTGCAATGTTCTTGTCAGTTTTAGTCCATCATAAGAAGAATAGGGTTGTCCGTTTCGATTTCTGGAGATCGGGACAGACAATATCACATTATGTGCATGTTGTTTTGAAAGCAATCTTGAAGCTCCATGTACTTCTATTGGTCAAGCCAAAGCCCGTGACCGAGGACTGTAGTGACTCAAGGTGGAAGTGGTTTAAG GGATGCCTCGGTGCTTTAGACGGAACTTATATTAATGTTTTGGTGCCCAATATTGACAAATCGAGGTATAGAACACGTAAGGGCCAGATTTCGACTAACATGCTAGGGGTTTGTGACCAGAACATGAAATTTGTATATGCATTGCCTGGTTGGGAGGGCTCTGCGGCTGATTCACGTATACTCCGTGATGCACTCAACAGGCCACATGGATTAAGGGTACCCCGGG GGAATTATTACTTGGTAGACTCTGGATATGCCAACAGCGAAGGATTTCTTGCTCCGTACAGAGGGGTTCGTTATCATTTGAAGGAGTGGGGACCTACATGTTCACGGCCACAAAATGCTGAGGAGCTGTTTAATCTAAGACATGCTAAAGCCCGAAACGCTATTGAACGTGCATTTGGAATATTGAAAATGCGATGGGGTATCTTGCGAAGTACTTCTTATTATCCGATCGAAGTTCAAATTAGGCTTATGATGGCGTGTGTTTTGATCGAGAACTTCATTCGGACGAACATGGCTGTGGATCCCGTTGAGCAGCAATACGATCTACTTCATCAAGAAATTGAGAACACGGAGAACGAGCAAGAGGATTTCATAGATACAATTGAGTCATCACAAGCGTGGATCGCGGAGAGGGATGCCCTCGCGCATGGAATGTGGCAGCATTATCTACGAACAATTAACTAA